In Eubalaena glacialis isolate mEubGla1 chromosome 3, mEubGla1.1.hap2.+ XY, whole genome shotgun sequence, the following are encoded in one genomic region:
- the UROD gene encoding uroporphyrinogen decarboxylase isoform X1, translated as MTPSCEQPGEKKQTTLLFGACGRQAATYQSLGKLGLPRTFSAPVAPPRPAVNLLCSHCIASLWMLPSSSPTSLLYPRSPPPGVTGWEPGRFLPHQALGMEVTMVPGKGPSFPEPLREERDLQRLRDPTTVASELGYVFQAITLTRQRLAGRVPLIGFAGAPWTLMTYMVEGGGSSTMAQAKRWLYQRPQASHQLLRILTDALVPYLVGQVAAGAQALQLFESHAGHLGPQLFSKFALPYIRDVAKRVKAGLQEAGLAPVPMIIFAKDGHFALEELAQAGYEVVGLDWTVAPEKARDCVGKTVTLQGNLDPCALYASEEEIGQLVQQMLNDFGPQRYIANLGHGLYPDMDPEHVGAFVDAVHKHSRLLRQN; from the exons ATGACACCTTCCTGCGAGCAGCCTGGGGAGAAGAAACAGACTACACTCCTGTTTGGTGCATGCGGCAGGCAGGCCGCTACTTACCAg AGTTTAGGGAAACTCGGGCTGCCCAGGACTTTTTCAGCACCTGTCGCTCCCCCGAGACCTGCTGTGAACTTACTCTGCAG CCACTGCATCGCTTCCCTCTGGATGCTGCCATCATCTTCTCCGACATCCTTGTTGTACCCCAG ATCTCCTCCTCCTGGAGTTACAGGTTGGGAACCCGGACGTTTTCTCCCCCACCAGGCACTGGGCATGGAGGTGACCATGGTGCCTGGCAAAGGGCCCAGCTTCCCAGAGCCATTAAGAGAAGAGCGGGATTTACAGCGCCTCCGGGATCCAACAACAGTGGCCTCTGAGCTGGGTTATGTGTTCCAGGCCATCACCCTCACTCGACAACGTCTGGCTGGGCGTGTGCCACTGATTGGCTTTGCTGGTGCCCCG TGGACTCTCATGACATATATGGTTGAGGGTGGCGGCTCAAGCACCATGGCTCAGGCCAAACGCTGGCTTTACCAGAGACCGCAGGCCAGTCACCAGCTGCTTCGCATCCTCACTGATGCTCTCGTCCCATATCTGGTGGGACAAGTGGCTGCTGGTGCCCAG GCGTTGCAGCTCTTTGAGTCCCATGCAGGGCATCTTGGCCCACAACTCTTCAGTAAGTTTGCACTGCCCTACATCCGTGATGTGGCCAAGCGAGTGAAAGCCGGGCTGCAGGAGGCAGGCCTGGCACCAGTGCCCATG ATCATCTTTGCTAAGGACGGACATTTTGCCCTGGAGGAGCTGGCCCAGGCTGGCTACGAGGTGGTTGGGCTTGACTGGACAGTGGCCCCAGAGAAAGCCCG GGATTGCGTGGGAAAGACAGTGACCCTGCAGGGCAACCTGGACCCCTGTGCCTTATATGCATCTGAG GAGGAGATTGGGCAGTTGGTGCAGCAGATGCTGAATGACTTTGGGCCGCAGCGCTACATTGCCAACCTGGGCCATGGACTTTACCCTGACATGGACCCAGAACACGTGGGAGCCTTTGTGGATGCCGTGCACAAACACTCACGCCTGCTTCGACAGAATTAA
- the UROD gene encoding uroporphyrinogen decarboxylase isoform X2: MEANKCGPQGFPELKNDTFLRAAWGEETDYTPVWCMRQAGRYLPEFRETRAAQDFFSTCRSPETCCELTLQPLHRFPLDAAIIFSDILVVPQALGMEVTMVPGKGPSFPEPLREERDLQRLRDPTTVASELGYVFQAITLTRQRLAGRVPLIGFAGAPWTLMTYMVEGGGSSTMAQAKRWLYQRPQASHQLLRILTDALVPYLVGQVAAGAQALQLFESHAGHLGPQLFSKFALPYIRDVAKRVKAGLQEAGLAPVPMIIFAKDGHFALEELAQAGYEVVGLDWTVAPEKARDCVGKTVTLQGNLDPCALYASEEEIGQLVQQMLNDFGPQRYIANLGHGLYPDMDPEHVGAFVDAVHKHSRLLRQN, translated from the exons ATGGAGGCGAACAAGTGTGG ACCTCAGGGTTTTCCGGAGCTGAAGAATGACACCTTCCTGCGAGCAGCCTGGGGAGAAGAAACAGACTACACTCCTGTTTGGTGCATGCGGCAGGCAGGCCGCTACTTACCAg AGTTTAGGGAAACTCGGGCTGCCCAGGACTTTTTCAGCACCTGTCGCTCCCCCGAGACCTGCTGTGAACTTACTCTGCAG CCACTGCATCGCTTCCCTCTGGATGCTGCCATCATCTTCTCCGACATCCTTGTTGTACCCCAG GCACTGGGCATGGAGGTGACCATGGTGCCTGGCAAAGGGCCCAGCTTCCCAGAGCCATTAAGAGAAGAGCGGGATTTACAGCGCCTCCGGGATCCAACAACAGTGGCCTCTGAGCTGGGTTATGTGTTCCAGGCCATCACCCTCACTCGACAACGTCTGGCTGGGCGTGTGCCACTGATTGGCTTTGCTGGTGCCCCG TGGACTCTCATGACATATATGGTTGAGGGTGGCGGCTCAAGCACCATGGCTCAGGCCAAACGCTGGCTTTACCAGAGACCGCAGGCCAGTCACCAGCTGCTTCGCATCCTCACTGATGCTCTCGTCCCATATCTGGTGGGACAAGTGGCTGCTGGTGCCCAG GCGTTGCAGCTCTTTGAGTCCCATGCAGGGCATCTTGGCCCACAACTCTTCAGTAAGTTTGCACTGCCCTACATCCGTGATGTGGCCAAGCGAGTGAAAGCCGGGCTGCAGGAGGCAGGCCTGGCACCAGTGCCCATG ATCATCTTTGCTAAGGACGGACATTTTGCCCTGGAGGAGCTGGCCCAGGCTGGCTACGAGGTGGTTGGGCTTGACTGGACAGTGGCCCCAGAGAAAGCCCG GGATTGCGTGGGAAAGACAGTGACCCTGCAGGGCAACCTGGACCCCTGTGCCTTATATGCATCTGAG GAGGAGATTGGGCAGTTGGTGCAGCAGATGCTGAATGACTTTGGGCCGCAGCGCTACATTGCCAACCTGGGCCATGGACTTTACCCTGACATGGACCCAGAACACGTGGGAGCCTTTGTGGATGCCGTGCACAAACACTCACGCCTGCTTCGACAGAATTAA